Proteins from a single region of Hydra vulgaris chromosome 12, alternate assembly HydraT2T_AEP:
- the LOC100203426 gene encoding uncharacterized protein LOC100203426 isoform X31, with translation MRIAVQYIFILTLCGSSHGTSKVDKKDDVPHVHRTSFPVQLRVHSPNENLLGIVPHVPEYGETVASIQTARTLVENTRSSIPHPSDNLAIKAPEDEVIVTKSIIPNTVFTNIPAPATVEKKSVTNEQKRQYIPAMQLNNLFYPQYQQYQIPQYSNYLQYPTINVQQSPIVQPMYPSTIQSLQQQSAISNEPCTDQYPMCTGFAKNNYCFNYPDLMKIQCRKSCGHCIPLLTPVETVIANDTTPNVENQSKSAVIKAANGKDSKKSNDKGSKLTEKVKKVKSKSKIATTVVHKKPNEKLKTQTIKHEEFDGKATVSTSKYKNEGIDEEDSGSGSSGSGLDAEGESGLSEESGSGVNTVNTKSFNVSKILITKNNTKLHTTVKKLLDAKIQGTEKKSRRSKIPDKKQISHPEFSEFKLPVKKSVIPVSSLALADKNGDDIDSGSGDSLIETASTKSKIVSNVTEKSSEQQSAKPLPKVLIKTVKKKNSKSILINVPKSKNKNIGHSHNVSIIAKPKSKKQKIKKQGVNIKIVHKEKKNKAKTKRNQHKISVVKKNKGEKNVTVKVENKSTKNKTNITKKDEQIIVKKQEISQRPENANSAIFASKYPRIDLRAIANALAKYESAALELAGEYPKPAQFDMTEYQRSSIPRPETLYVNNIEQNIQIAELVTKTERDKKNIIPKYLKLSTDVFKDGDSFLDTENADSLDSVRRRFEIPGIEPTLNDYYSETGKINPFSSKQSRYKKSQIMKIKTMNTSSDPYEYLRNMPPGASMEPIEDPRKRSNIPSDHSFPVFLMKVSPADQKYKPEEASKRGKVHHLNAEGLPIDDKENGNNNAPIASSPVEDHHATQQNFVNSALVSPMNIPSYPQAMQFVSPPYMQPGFFQYPGVPALSEEHAAVSPPIGFTVEQLTAPRTSAAFAHEDQVTAENQPKDSLRSKMLSAFFTVKNGEGVSDEGSGGTSNDKIGKSNLVETGSGDGNEDAQKPVISLHNLLKNDLLLSDDKSSNIGKSSSSKSPSNNQQDSSANYLRSNLAALTPESGKSNTDEQSVMSGEHAMSTKMRKTQETNWMRPNPESELASALPESYIDSSVPSKETSSHQNSLNQAFLMENASPRDQIPSKYITTKKAIMQADMVRGQPTSDITKKFINQKKVLSKNLFESFPSQDIAITHLKDDIDKSILMEFPKSPFSSHNVNSFPKEANNPLNTKRFVNKNLLISLNSKSSQNNQNDGNSNRDEIPNFNRDNIQNNIPYLWRQYSNSIVPSTSVASESPDFQMPVQVSFSKQESSLLSAKVGSAKYEQNPIAQIVASKQLDAGSSQNYLNQPGVAVQPLLHNTIESKKQTITQGVRKNLIKQQPDLDCGDDWEGARGDFGTFCYKEIKVKATFDDALAECRRLKGDLFSILNAYENRYLQDNIHERFWIGYRDKGMDGNWNWTDGSKSIYTNWANNADGDDSKRFDCVYVEADQGLWKDAPCNKKQPFLCKKKKEVCPKDWKNLKLNSANGCYKLFETSLGWEDAEHECEKNHSHLASLTSEDEQTMVYQVHSSKSFWIGFNDRENEGDWMWSDRTTSSYTNWAERAPTNGGLSCTSMIDGGKWHDEPCGEKYKFVCKRKGPQPEKNEGLDSDGVLLPVARLMMRPETSPSHIYDDIAKGGLHPVTPKFFWPLLKISKSGLAGNRPMAAHGGVRVVPGGVALDGIHGFLDGGDFHGKCLADPKKCIKGFTIAIHVYFDKIVRQYKKEHCVIDTSGGGKGFTIFIANNKLNYKVVTDEQTWHLQTDLTVEIWEQIVMTWHKDKGLSVFVNGAFKDAETTSKKSVIVSNGPTRLIVGREDKDKGPYSCTKMVVASVAIFTKMLSIEDVPYAFTYGDTVVASYRWLMSGVQESVIPGAPEIEVKNTPTDIDGGIFIDGAKNWLEIDELDPMISDVYSKAKHGFAISFKIKFDQRVREYKEPRYVIDSGGHVGGIRGVSVFVVNDNLYFQVIDSPDEDVLIWKVRVPVYTVRWQRVMMSWRLDKGLWVYLDGAFRGFTKTPITLPEEIKEIPKKLVVGRKIIGPDYAGAQFAFGCLAVYGRYLSHKESSLVFGGADNPFPGIIREVWKNLPGENITVLEKNPDYPNNPTTIEIIENFDAPFNVDNDYGSKVKGYFIAPETGNTTFYLSCSKSCKLFFSADEESKNKTVIISLNKPTWHNQWNKYANQSSKEIYLVAGKFYFLEAIQKGVDASDSLSVGVRMPTGRYQRPISIENLQWRLPGNQHAGLIREVWYNIPGYSISDLTSNINFPSKPSSTEVLDKFDAPFNVDDNYGSRISGYFRAPDTGDYRFYLATDSSGELWLSSDDSESNLVKLITLNGWTDHNQWLKYPEQRSEKIFLVSGQYYFIRVYMKADKLGDCASVAVELPSGHFEGPIKKKHLSWKLTSSKEGPGPKEIIEPLPKPVGLFALNDASVKDILLPGENKIILGDVDLTSGPTGLKDDAFLFKGNRSSYIEIPNDGKLDVKHSLTILANIYPMGEDGPIINFKRDGWGVHLWQFSKTQLFVRFVTREGKMSMQPLGTRVLQLNKWNQVGATYDKSSGVAQLWHDGKMVKSRNIGQVDLLTNAPIRLGAREGDDRFFKGKISCIQIYDRALSADQIGEVKHCPKQSKESESVENRIGEDTEEELIVTRCDPSPCLNSGECIDDDKKIDGYKCICTSDFTGKHCQVSKPAAENPVMKRTIISYIKKGEEPIKQTTSKADESLLLYQKIGCYKDDFLNSDLKIKIPEISNLTQDHCVRACAKEDNSSSYFGLQNGVFCFCGNKYGKYGKIADSFCNKVCPGNSEENCGGEFANNLFFFGRSKNYTIKTFTGKQQGAGTDAKIYVELLGDRGNSDFRQLDNAIDKYEPGSADQQTFALPDLGNLKRVRILHDNSGSAPSWFLSKVEVTDELGHTEEFPCNDWLSETQSGGKLERDLFAKSIISKPS, from the exons ATGAGAATAGCAGTTCAGTATATTTTCATTCTTACACTTTGTGGATCTTCACATGGAACATCCaaag TAGATAAGAAAGATGATGTTCCACATGTTCATCGTACCTCTTTTCCAGTACAACTTAGAGTTCATTCTCCCAATGAAAATTTGTTGGGAATAGTTCCACATGTTCCAGAATATG gCGAAACTGTTGCTTCGATACAAACAGCTAGAACTTTAGTTGAAAATACTAGAAGTTCAATTCCACATCCTTCAGACAATTTAGCAATCAAAGCTCCAGAAGATGAAGTTATTGTGACCAAAAGCATTATTCCTAACACTGTATTTACAAATATACCTGCGCCAGCAACTGTTGAAAAAAAGTCTGTTACCAATGAACAAAAGCGTCAATACATTCCTGCAATGCagttaaacaatttgttttaccCACAATACCAACAGTATCAAATTCCACAATATTCGAACTACTTGCAATATCCAACAATTAATGTTCAACAGAGCCCAATAGTGCAACCTATGTATCCATCAACAATTCAAAGTCTGCAACAGCAAAGTGCCAtttcaa atgaacCTTGCACTGATCAATATCCAATGTGTACAGGCTTTGCAAAAAACAACTACTGTTTTAATTACCCTGATCTCATGAAAATTCAGTGTCGTAAATCATGTGGACATTGTA TTCCGTTACTTACACCTGTGGAAACAGTGATTGCAAATGATACCACTCCAAATGTTGAAAACCAATCAAAATCAGCTGTAATTAAAGCAGCCAATGGTAAAGATTCTAAAAAATCTAATGATAAAGGTTCAAAGTTaacagaaaaagtaaaaaaagtaaaatcaaaat ccaAAATAGCAACAACTGTTGTGCACAAAAAACCAAATGAGAAGTTGAAGACTCAAACTATTAAACATGAAGAGTTTGATGGAAAAGCAACTGTTTCAactagcaaatataaaaatgaaggAATCGATGAAGAAGATAGTGGCTCTGGGTCAAGTGGTTCTGGATTAGATGCTGAGGGTGAAAGTGGTCTGAGTGAAGAGTCAGGATCCGGAGTTAATACTGTGAacacaaaatcttttaatgtcagtaaaatcttaataacaaaaaataatacaaaactcCACACAACTGTGAAAAAGTTGTTAGATGCAAAAATTCAAGGTACTGAAAAAAAGAGCAGAAGAAGCAAAATACCTGATAAGAAACAGATATCACATCCAGAATTTAGTGAATTCAAACTACCAGTAAAAAAGAGTGTTATTCCTGTCTCATCACTTGCATTAGCTGATAAAAATGGAGATGATATAGATAGCGGTTCAGGTGACTCATTGATTGAAACTGCttcaacaaaaagtaaaattgtttcaaatgtaaCTGAAAAATCATCAGAGCAGCAATCAGCTAAACCACTTCCAAAAGTATTAATTAAaacagtaaagaaaaaaaactctaaaagcATTCTTATTAATGttccaaaatctaaaaataaaaacattgggCATTCACATAATGTTTCCATTATTGCAAAgccaaaaagcaaaaaacaaaaaatcaaaaaacaaggagtaaatattaaaattgttcataaagaaaaaaaaaataaagcgaAGACAAAAAGAAACCAACACAAAATTTCAG TTGTGAAGAAAAACAAGGGAGAGAAAAATGTGACTGTTAAAGTGGaaaacaaatcaacaaaaaacaaaacaaacattacAAAGAAAGATGaacaaataatagttaaaaagcAGGAGATAAGCCAAAGACCAGAAAATGCTAACTCTGCCATATTTGCAAGCAAATATCCAAGGATTGATCTTCGTGCAATTGCTAATGCATTGGCTAAATATGAATCAGCTGCTTTAGAATTAGCAGGTGAATACCCAAAACCAGCACAATTCGACATGACTGAATATCAAAGATCGAGTATACCTCGTCCAGAAACTCTTTATGTAAACAACATTgaacaaaatatacaaatagctGAACTTGTTACTAAAACCGAacgagataaaaaaaatataataccaaagtatttaaaactttccaCTGATGTTTTCAAAGATGGAGATTCCTTTCTTGATACAGAAAATGCTGATAGCCTTGATTCAGTGAGGCGGCGATTTGAAATTCCAGGAATAGAACCAACTTTGAATGACTACTACTCTGAAACTGGAAAAATCAATCCGTTTTCTTCAAAACAAAGCAGATATAAAAAGAGCCAGATtatgaaaatcaaaacaatGAATACATCTTCAGATCCTTATGAATACTTGAGAAATATGCCGCCTGGGGCTTCTATGGAACCTATAGAAGATCCAAGAAAGCGTTCAAATATTCCATCAGATCATTCGTTTCCAGTGTTTCTAATGAAAGTATCACCTGCTGACCAAAAATATAAACCAGAAGAAG CCTCAAAGCGAGGAAAAGTTCACCACTTAAATGCAGAAGGCTTACCTATTGATGATAAAGAGAATGGAAACAATAATGCTCCTATAGCATCATCTCCGGTAGAAGATCATCATGCCACTCAACAAAATTTTGTGAACTCTGCATTAGTAAGTCCAATGAATATACCTTCATATCCCCAAGCAATGCAGTTTGTTTCGCCGCCTTACATGCAACCTGGGTTTTTTCAGTATCCAGGAGTACCAGCCTTATCCGAGGAACATGCAGCAGTTTCTCCACCAATAGGTTTTACAGTTGAACAGCTCACAGCACCTAGAACAAGTGCTGCTTTTGCACATGAAGATCAAGTTACAGCTGAAAATCAGCCAAAGGATTCTTTAc gaaGCAAGATGTTAAGTgctttttttactgtaaaaaatGGAGAGGGTGTTTCAGATGAAGGATCTGGCGGAACCTCAAATGATAAAATAggaaaaa GCAATTTAGTTGAGACAGGGTCAGGCGATGGTAATGAAGATGCACAAAAACCAGTTATTTCACTTCATAACCttcttaaaaatgatttactgTTATCAGATGACAAATCATCTAATATCGGAAAATCTAGCAGTTCAAAAAGCCCATCAAACAACCAACAGGATTCCTCTGCAAATTATTTGCGGTCTAACTTAGCAGCGCTTACTCCAGAGAGTGGAAAGTCAAATACTGATGAACAATCTGTTATGTCTGGTGAACATGCAATGTCTACAAAAATGAGAAAAACTCAAGAAACTAACTGGATGCGTCCAAATCCCGAGTCTGAACTAGCATCAGCATTACCTGAATCATACATAGATTCTTCAG TTCCTTCAAAGGAGACTTCTAGTCATCAAAATTCAT TGAACCAAGCATTTTTAATGGAAAATGCTTCACCGCGCGATCAAATACCATCAAAGTATATTACAACCAAAAAAGCAATAATGCAAGCAGATATGGTACGAGGACAACCAACATCtgatataactaaaaaatttattaaccaaaaaaaagttttgagtaaaaacttatttgagaGTTTCCCATCCCAAGATATTGCCATAACTCATCtaaaagatgatattgataaatCTATTCTTATGGAGTTTCCTAAATCACCTTTTTCATCTCACAATGTAAATAGTTTTCCTAAAGAAGCTAACAATCCTTTAAACACAAAAAGATTTGTAAACAAGAACTTATTAATATCTTTGAACTCAAAATCatctcaaaataatcaaaatgatGGAAATTCTAACAGAGATGAAATACCTAATTTTAACAGagataatatacaaaacaatatTCCATACTTATGGAGACAGTATTCTAACAGTATAGTTCCAAGTACTTCTGTTGCTTCTGAATCTCCAGATTTTCAAATGCCAGTTCAAGTTTCATTCAGCAAGCAAGAATCTTCTTTACTTTCTGCAAAAGTAGGTTCTGCAAAGTATGAACAAAACCCTATTGCTCAAATTGTAGCAAGCAAGCAGTTAGATGCTG GTTCTAGTCAGAATTATCTTAATCAACCTGGAGTTGCAGTGCAACCTTTATTGCATAATACAAtagaatcaaaaaaacaaacaataacacaAGGTGTTcgtaaaaaccttataaaacaACAACCAGATCTTGATTGTGGGGATGATTGGGAAGGTGCTCGCGGAGATTTTGGAACATTCtgttataaagaaattaaagtaaaagcTACATTTGATGATGCCCTTGCAGAGTGTCGAAGACTAAAGGGAGATCTTTTTAgtatattaaatgcttatgaAAATCGATATCTTCAAGATAATATACATGAAAGGTTTTGGATTGGTTACAGAGATAAAg gTATGGATGGTAACTGGAATTGGACTGATGGTAGTAAGagtatttatacaaattggGCTAATAATGCAGATGGTGATGACAGCAAACGATTTGATTGCGTTTATGTTGAAGCTGACCAAGGGTTGTGGAAAGATGCACCTTGcaataaaaaacaaccttttttatgtaaaaagaaaaaagaag tttgtccAAAAGattggaaaaatttaaaacttaattcagCTAACGGTTgctataaactttttgaaacatCATTGGGATGGGAAGATGCAGAGCATGAATGTGAAAAAAACCATTCACATTTAGCAAGTTTAACAAGTGAAGACGAACAAACAATggtttatcag gtGCATTCATCAAAGTCTTTTTGGATTGGGTTTAATGACCGAGAGAATGAAGGAGATTGGATGTGGAGTGATAGAACGACCTCTTCATACACAAATTGGGCTGAAAGGGCACCAACTAATGGTGGTCTAAGTTGTACTTCAATGATAGATGGTGGGAAGTGGCATGATGAACCTTGTGGCGAAAAGtataaatttgtttgtaaaagaAAAGGCCCACAACCAGAGAAAAATGAAGGGTTGGATAGTGATGGAGTATTACTTCCAGTTGCTCGATTAATGATGAGACCTGAAACCTCTCCAAGCCATATTTATGATGACATAGCAAAAGGTGGCTTACATCCAG tgactccaaaatttttttggccTCTGTTGAAGATTAGTAAATCTGGTCTAGCAGGCAATAGACCTATGGCAGCTCATGGTGGTGTTAGAGTTGTGCCTGGGGGGGTTGCTTTAGATGGTATTCATGGCTTTTTAGATGGTGGAGATTTTCATGGAAAGTGTCTAGCAGATCCTAAGAAATGTATTAAAGGCTTTACAATAGCAATACAT gtttattttgataaaattgtcAGGCAGTACAAAAAAGAGCATTGCGTAATTGACACATCTGGAGGAGGTAAAGGCTTCAcaatttttattgctaataacAAACTGAATTATAAAGTTGTTACAGATGAGCAAACATGGCATCTTCAAACAGATCTCACTGTAGAAATTTGGGAACAAATTGTTATGACCTGGCATAAAGATAAAGGATTATCAGTGTTTGTTAATGGAGCCTTTAAAGATGCAGAAACTACAAGTAAAAAGTCTGTTATAGTTTCTAACGGACCCACACGTTTAATTGTTGGCAGAGAAGATAAAGATAAAGGCCCATACTCATGTACAAA gatgGTTGTGGCCTCAGTTGCTATTTTCACCAAAATGCTTTCAATTGAAGATGTACCGTATGCATTCACTTATGGAGATACTGTTGTTGCCAGTTATCGATGGCTAATGTCAGGTGTTCAAGAATCAGTTATTCCTGGTGCACCTGAAATTGAAGTAAAGAATACCCCAA ctGATATAGATGGAGGTATATTTATTGACGGAGCAAAAAATTGGTTAGAAATTGATGAGTTAGATCCAATGATTAGTGATGTTTACTCGAAAGCTAAACATGGTTTTGcaatcagttttaaaataaaatttgatcaaCGGGTTAGAGAATACAAAGAGCCACGATATGTTATTGACTCGGGTGGTCATGTGGGTGGAATTAGAGGTGTGTCTGTATTTGTTGTCAATGACAACTTATACTTTCAGGTTATTGATAGCCCTGATGAAGATGTTTTGATATGGAAAGTTCGAGTTCCTGTTTACACTGTTCGATGGCAGCGAGTAATGATGAGCTGGAGGCTCGACAAAGGATTGTGGGTATATTTGGATGGCGCTTTTCGGGGGTTTACAAAAACACCTATAACCTTGCCAGAGGAAATTAAAGAAATACCAAAAAAGTTAGTTGTTGGTAGAAAAATCATAGGGCCTGATTATGCTGGAGCGCAATTTGCCTTTGGTTGTTTAGCTGTTTATGGTCGATACCTTTCACACAAAGAGTCAAGTTTGGTTTTTGGTGGAGCTGACAACCCATTTCCTGGCATTATTAGAGAAGTGTGGAAAAATTTACCAGGAGAAAATATTactgttttagaaaaaaatcctGATTACCCAAACAACCCAACAActattgaaataattgaaaattttgatgctCCGTTTAATGTTGATAATGACTATGGCTCTAAAGTGAAAGGCTATTTCATTGCACCTGAAACTGGaaatacaacattttatttgtCATGCAGTAAATCTtgtaagttgttttttagtgcTGATGAAGAATCAAAGAACAAGACTGTAATAATTTCTCTTAATAAACCAACATGGCACAATCAATGGAACAA atatGCTAACCaatcatcaaaagaaatttatttagttgctgggaagttttattttcttgaagCAATTCAGAAAGGTGTTGATGCAAGTGATTCACTTAGTGTTGGTGTTCGTATGCCTACTGGAAGATATCAAAGGCCAATTAGTATAGAAAATCTGCAATGGCGTTTACCAG GTAATCAACATGCAGGTTTAATCAGAGAAGTGTGGTATAACATACCTGGCTATTCTATATCAGATTTAACATCAAACATTAACTTCCCATCTAAACCATCCAGTACAGAAGTGCTTGATAAATTTGATGCTCCTTTTAATGTAGATGATAACTATGGCTCACGAATATCAGGGTATTTTCGTGCTCCTGACACTGGCGATTACAG gTTTTATTTGGCAACTGATAGTAGTGGAGAACTTTGGCTCAGTTCAGATGATAGTGAAAGCAATCTTGTTAAGCTAATTACACTGAATGGTTGGACTGATCATAATCAGTGGCTTAA GTATCCTGAACAGAGGTCTGAGAAAATATTTCTGGTATCTGGTCAGTACTACTTTATTCGTGTTTACATGAAAGCAGATAAGTTAGGAGACTGTGCATCTGTTGCTGTTGAATTACCAAGTGGTCATTTTGAAGGACCAATTAAAAAGAAGCATCTATCTTGGAAACTTACTAGCTCTAAAGAAGGACCTGGACCTAAAGAGATTATTGAac cccTACCTAAGCCAGTTGGTTTGTTTGCTTTAAATGATGCCTCAGTAAAGGACATTTTACTTCCAggtgaaaacaaaataattcttgGTGATGTTGATCTAACTTCGGGACCAACAG gccTTAAAGATGATGCATTCTTGTTCAAAGGGAATCGTTCCTCATACATTGAAATACCAAATGATGGAAAATTAGATGTAAAACACTCTTTAACAATCTTGGCAAATATATATCCAATGGGTGAAGATGGTcccattattaattttaaacgaGACGGTTGGGGAGTTCATTTATGGCAGTTTAGTAAGACACAACTTTTTGTTAGATTTGTAACACGTGAAGGAAAAATGAGTATGCAGCCTTTGGGTACAAGAGTGTTACAA CTCAATAAATGGAATCAAGTTGGTGCTACTTATGACAAAAGTTCTGGTGTAGCTCAATTATGGCATGATGGGAAGATGGTTAAAAGTAGAAATATAGGACAAGTAGACCTTTTGACTAATGCACCCATTAGACTTGGTGCCAGAGAAGGTGATGACCGTTTTTTCAAAGGAAAAATTTCATGTATTCAAATATATGATAGAGCTTTAAGTGCTGATCAAATTGGTGAAGTTAAACACTGTCCAAAGCAAAGTAAAG AGTCTGAGTCAGTGGAGAACAGAATTGGTGAAGACACTGAAGAAGAACTTATTG taactcGATGCGATCCTAGCCCTTGTTTGAACAGTGGTGAATGTATTGATgatgacaaaaaaattgatgGTTACAAATGCATATGTACTAGTGATTTTACAGGAAAACATTGTCAag